In Humulus lupulus chromosome 6, drHumLupu1.1, whole genome shotgun sequence, a single genomic region encodes these proteins:
- the LOC133782215 gene encoding uncharacterized protein LOC133782215 isoform X1: protein MGSVLFDNALELLYPCEVMALIIYELKKRALKSSDCLAASLSIKALSVGIFPYVLKLLQTTTPELQQILVFIWMKVLALDKSCQVDLVKDGGHTYFIRFLDSQEAYPEQRAMAAFILAGQEACIESVMKTRTECVGFARIGSEDQIIVAGTMKQLQLHVFSYQIVL from the exons ATG GGGTCTGTTTTGTTCGACAACGCTTTGGAGTTGCTGTATCCTTGCGAGGTTATGGCATTAATCATTTATGAGTTGAAAAAAAGGG CTTTAAAGTCATCAGATTGTCTAGCAGCATCCCTCTCTATCAAG GCCCTGTCTGTAGGGATATTTCCATATGTTCTGAAGCTATTGCAAACAACAACACCAGAATTACAACAGATTCTTGTGTTCATCTGGATGAAGGTTCTTGCTCTTGATAAG TCATGCCAGGTTGATCTAGTGAAGGATGGGGGACATACATATTTCATCAGGTTTCTTGATAGCCAGGAAGCATATCCAGAACAGCGTGCAATGGCTGCATTTATTTTGGCTGGTCAAGAAGCCTGTATTGAA TCTGTAATGAAGACACGGACGGAGTGCGTTGGTTTTGCTAGAATTGGAAGTGAAGATCAGATCATTGTGGCTGGTACAATGAAGCAACTTCAATTGCATGTTTTTTCCTATCAAATAGTACTATAG
- the LOC133782215 gene encoding regulatory-associated protein of TOR 1-like isoform X2 has product MALIIYELKKRALKSSDCLAASLSIKALSVGIFPYVLKLLQTTTPELQQILVFIWMKVLALDKSCQVDLVKDGGHTYFIRFLDSQEAYPEQRAMAAFILAGQEACIESVMKTRTECVGFARIGSEDQIIVAGTMKQLQLHVFSYQIVL; this is encoded by the exons ATGGCATTAATCATTTATGAGTTGAAAAAAAGGG CTTTAAAGTCATCAGATTGTCTAGCAGCATCCCTCTCTATCAAG GCCCTGTCTGTAGGGATATTTCCATATGTTCTGAAGCTATTGCAAACAACAACACCAGAATTACAACAGATTCTTGTGTTCATCTGGATGAAGGTTCTTGCTCTTGATAAG TCATGCCAGGTTGATCTAGTGAAGGATGGGGGACATACATATTTCATCAGGTTTCTTGATAGCCAGGAAGCATATCCAGAACAGCGTGCAATGGCTGCATTTATTTTGGCTGGTCAAGAAGCCTGTATTGAA TCTGTAATGAAGACACGGACGGAGTGCGTTGGTTTTGCTAGAATTGGAAGTGAAGATCAGATCATTGTGGCTGGTACAATGAAGCAACTTCAATTGCATGTTTTTTCCTATCAAATAGTACTATAG